One window of the Herbiconiux sp. L3-i23 genome contains the following:
- a CDS encoding polyribonucleotide nucleotidyltransferase yields MEGPEIKFAEAVLDNGKFGKRTIRFETGRLAQQAQGAVAAYLDEDTMLLSATSASKHPKDNFDFFPLTVDVEERSYAAGKIPGSFFRREGRPSTEAILVCRLIDRPLRPSFVDGLRNEVQIVITVLSIAPGEFYDALAINAASASTQISGLPFSGPIGGIRLALIDDQWVAFPKFEQLERAVFDLTVAGRLVTDAQGNEDVAIMMVEAEATEHSWGLIQGGATKPDEGVVAAGLEASKPFLKQLIKAQAEMAAQAAKEIADYPVFLPYSQEAFDAVAAIAETELAGIYQIADKIERQNADDALKERVKLAINEKVDAGELGGEIPPMVSAAYKSVTKKVVRGRILTEGVRIDGRGLADIRPLDAEVAVIPRVHGSAIFQRGETQILGVTTLNMLKLEQQIDSLSPVTHKRYLHHYNFPPYSTGETGRVGSPKRREIGHGFLAERALVPVLPSRDEFPYAIRQVSEALGSNGSTSMGSVCASTLSLLNAGVPLRAPVAGIAMGLVSDTVDGETRYAALTDILGAEDALGDMDFKVAGTSEFVTAIQLDTKLDGIPSSVLDGALKQAKEARTAILAVLNAAIDGPDEMAPTAPRVISVQIPVDKIGELIGPKGKTINQIQDDTGADISIEEDGTVYIGAVDGDSAEAARAAVNAIANPHNPEVGERFIGTVVKLATFGAFVSLMPGKDGLLHISEVRKLAGGKRVENVEDVLGVGQKIQVEITKVDDRGKLSLAPVIEESAEAGAEGAEAVDASI; encoded by the coding sequence TTGGAAGGTCCTGAAATCAAGTTCGCCGAAGCCGTTCTCGACAACGGCAAGTTCGGCAAGCGCACCATTCGCTTCGAGACCGGCCGTCTCGCCCAGCAGGCACAGGGCGCCGTCGCCGCGTACCTCGACGAGGACACGATGCTGCTGTCCGCCACCTCGGCGAGCAAGCACCCGAAGGACAACTTCGACTTCTTCCCGCTGACCGTCGACGTCGAAGAGCGTTCGTACGCCGCGGGCAAGATCCCCGGCTCGTTCTTCCGCCGCGAAGGCCGCCCCTCCACCGAGGCGATTCTCGTCTGCCGTCTCATCGACCGGCCGCTGCGCCCGTCGTTCGTCGACGGCCTCCGCAACGAGGTGCAGATCGTCATCACCGTTCTGTCCATTGCTCCGGGTGAGTTCTACGACGCCCTCGCGATCAACGCCGCGTCGGCGTCGACCCAGATCTCGGGCCTGCCCTTCAGCGGCCCGATTGGTGGCATCCGCCTCGCCCTGATCGACGACCAGTGGGTCGCGTTCCCCAAGTTCGAGCAGCTCGAGCGTGCCGTCTTCGACCTGACCGTCGCCGGTCGCCTCGTCACCGATGCCCAGGGCAACGAAGACGTCGCGATCATGATGGTCGAGGCCGAGGCCACCGAGCACAGCTGGGGTCTCATCCAGGGTGGTGCGACCAAGCCCGACGAGGGTGTCGTCGCCGCCGGCCTCGAAGCGTCGAAGCCGTTCCTGAAGCAGCTCATCAAGGCTCAGGCCGAGATGGCCGCGCAGGCCGCCAAGGAGATCGCCGACTACCCGGTGTTCCTGCCCTACTCGCAGGAGGCGTTCGACGCCGTCGCCGCCATCGCCGAGACCGAGCTGGCGGGCATCTACCAGATCGCCGACAAGATCGAGCGCCAGAACGCCGACGACGCCCTCAAGGAGCGCGTCAAGCTGGCCATCAACGAGAAGGTCGACGCCGGAGAGCTCGGTGGCGAGATCCCCCCGATGGTGTCCGCCGCCTACAAGTCGGTCACCAAGAAGGTCGTTCGCGGCCGCATCCTCACCGAGGGTGTCCGCATCGACGGTCGTGGCCTCGCCGACATCCGTCCGCTCGACGCCGAGGTCGCGGTCATTCCGCGTGTCCACGGTTCGGCCATCTTCCAGCGCGGTGAGACCCAGATCCTGGGCGTCACCACGCTGAACATGCTGAAGCTCGAGCAGCAGATCGACTCGCTGTCGCCGGTCACGCACAAGCGCTACCTGCACCACTACAACTTCCCGCCCTACTCGACCGGTGAGACCGGCCGCGTCGGGTCGCCGAAGCGTCGCGAGATCGGGCACGGCTTCCTCGCCGAGCGCGCCCTCGTGCCGGTGCTGCCCTCGCGCGACGAGTTCCCGTACGCGATCCGTCAGGTGTCCGAGGCTCTCGGATCGAACGGTTCGACCTCGATGGGTTCCGTCTGCGCCTCGACCCTGTCGCTGCTGAACGCGGGTGTGCCGCTGCGCGCCCCCGTCGCTGGCATCGCCATGGGCCTCGTCTCCGACACCGTCGACGGTGAGACCCGCTACGCGGCGCTGACCGACATCCTCGGTGCCGAAGACGCGCTCGGCGACATGGACTTCAAGGTCGCCGGAACCAGCGAGTTCGTCACCGCGATCCAGCTCGACACCAAGCTCGACGGCATCCCCTCGAGCGTGCTCGACGGTGCGCTGAAGCAGGCGAAGGAGGCCCGCACGGCCATCCTCGCCGTCCTCAACGCGGCGATCGACGGACCCGACGAGATGGCGCCGACCGCGCCTCGCGTCATCAGCGTCCAGATCCCCGTCGACAAGATCGGTGAGCTGATCGGCCCGAAGGGCAAGACGATTAACCAGATCCAGGACGACACCGGCGCTGACATCTCGATCGAAGAGGACGGCACCGTGTACATCGGCGCCGTCGACGGCGACTCGGCCGAGGCTGCGCGCGCCGCGGTCAACGCGATCGCCAACCCGCACAACCCCGAGGTGGGGGAGCGCTTCATCGGCACCGTCGTGAAGCTCGCCACCTTCGGTGCGTTCGTGTCGCTCATGCCCGGCAAGGACGGCCTGCTGCACATCAGCGAGGTCCGCAAGCTCGCCGGCGGCAAGCGCGTCGAGAACGTCGAAGACGTGCTCGGTGTCGGCCAGAAGATCCAGGTCGAGATCACCAAGGTCGACGACCGTGGAAAGCTGTCGCTCGCGCCCGTCATCGAGGAGTCGGCTGAGGCCGGCGCCGAAGGTGCCGAGGCGGTCGACGCCTCCATCTGA
- a CDS encoding SDR family NAD(P)-dependent oxidoreductase encodes MQGLLDGKVAVITGGTSGIGLATVEAFVREGAKVVVADIQDEPGAALVGRLGDAVHYVHTDVTVEADIEAAVAAAVERFGRLDVMFNNAGTPGDQSRIVDLDTEGYDKTTDLLMRAVLLGHKYAARQFIAQGSNGSIISTSSLAGLQGGWGGVGYTSSKHAMTGIVRAATSELRGTGIRSNAIAPGLVMTPIYARYAQIEAERAEEFSARLGDLLGDEQPIGRIGQTSDIADAAVFLASDLSTWITGVVLPVDGGFSAVGRSTFEQKLGQAAAEFHG; translated from the coding sequence GTGCAGGGATTGCTCGACGGCAAGGTGGCCGTCATCACCGGCGGAACGAGCGGCATCGGCCTCGCGACCGTCGAGGCGTTCGTCCGCGAGGGCGCGAAGGTCGTCGTCGCGGACATCCAGGACGAGCCGGGTGCAGCGCTCGTCGGACGGCTCGGGGACGCGGTGCACTACGTCCACACCGACGTCACTGTCGAGGCGGACATCGAGGCCGCCGTTGCTGCGGCGGTCGAGCGCTTCGGACGACTCGATGTCATGTTCAACAATGCCGGCACCCCCGGCGATCAGTCGCGCATCGTCGACCTCGACACCGAGGGCTACGACAAGACCACCGACCTGCTCATGCGAGCCGTGCTACTCGGTCACAAGTACGCCGCCCGCCAGTTCATCGCGCAGGGCTCGAACGGGTCGATCATCTCGACCTCCAGCCTCGCCGGGCTTCAGGGCGGATGGGGCGGCGTCGGCTACACGTCGTCGAAGCACGCCATGACGGGCATCGTCCGCGCCGCGACCTCGGAGCTGCGGGGCACGGGCATCCGGTCCAACGCGATCGCGCCCGGGCTCGTGATGACCCCGATTTACGCCCGGTACGCGCAGATCGAGGCAGAACGCGCCGAGGAGTTCAGCGCCCGCCTCGGCGACCTCCTCGGGGACGAGCAGCCCATCGGCCGCATCGGCCAGACCAGCGACATCGCCGACGCCGCCGTCTTCTTGGCGAGCGACCTGTCGACGTGGATCACCGGTGTCGTCCTGCCGGTCGACGGCGGGTTCAGCGCCGTCGGGCGCAGCACCTTCGAGCAGAAGCTCGGCCAGGCCGCCGCAGAGTTCCACGGCTGA
- a CDS encoding TetR/AcrR family transcriptional regulator translates to MDDIATQGRSLVERRVEESKLAIASEALALAQEFGWDAVTVAQIAARAGVSQRTFHRYFAKKGDVFRPLLDDAALRFCRAFEDSEAGSLSVRTAEALEVSLASYPGGMSAARLAYRLLHDTPALTSVWLEGAFIAEGLFATTLLQSVDRIGSREDAGLLAAVLLAAQRFAIIRWVHGSVPEALHALVVEAIDAVPRFPFEADRT, encoded by the coding sequence GTGGACGACATCGCGACGCAGGGCCGTTCTCTCGTCGAGCGTCGCGTGGAGGAGTCGAAACTCGCCATCGCGTCCGAGGCGCTCGCACTCGCGCAGGAGTTCGGCTGGGATGCGGTGACCGTCGCGCAGATCGCCGCGCGGGCAGGCGTGTCGCAGCGCACCTTCCATCGCTACTTCGCGAAGAAGGGCGACGTGTTCCGCCCGCTGCTCGACGACGCCGCGCTCCGGTTCTGCCGGGCGTTCGAAGACTCCGAGGCGGGCTCGTTGTCGGTGCGTACCGCGGAGGCGCTCGAGGTTTCGCTCGCGTCCTACCCCGGGGGGATGAGCGCCGCCCGCCTCGCGTACCGCCTGCTGCACGATACCCCCGCGCTCACCAGCGTGTGGCTCGAGGGGGCATTCATCGCAGAGGGTCTATTTGCGACGACGCTTCTGCAGTCGGTCGACCGGATCGGCTCGCGTGAGGATGCCGGTCTGCTCGCCGCGGTGCTGCTGGCTGCGCAACGGTTCGCGATCATCCGCTGGGTGCACGGTAGCGTTCCCGAGGCGCTTCACGCACTCGTCGTCGAAGCGATCGACGCCGTGCCGCGCTTCCCGTTCGAAGCGGACAGAACCTGA
- a CDS encoding YdeI family protein — protein sequence MVAHADKPELHVDTVEEWERFLENDPPETGVRLRLRKKNTTLPGITYAEALDAALCFGWIDGQGSSLDADYYIQSFSPRRVRSIWSKVNQEHVARLIEAGRMREGGHAEIERAKADGRWDAAYRQRDAEVPAELKAALDASPAAAAAFAAQSSQNRFAMIFRITNLKRESSRLARAAQYVEMLERGETLH from the coding sequence ATGGTTGCGCACGCCGACAAGCCCGAGTTGCACGTCGACACGGTCGAAGAGTGGGAGCGGTTCCTCGAGAACGATCCGCCCGAGACCGGTGTGAGGCTGCGCCTGCGCAAGAAGAACACGACGCTCCCCGGCATCACCTACGCCGAAGCCCTCGACGCGGCGCTGTGCTTCGGATGGATCGATGGGCAGGGGAGTTCGCTCGACGCCGACTACTACATCCAGTCCTTCAGTCCGCGGCGGGTGCGGAGCATCTGGTCGAAAGTGAATCAGGAGCATGTGGCGAGGCTCATCGAGGCGGGCCGGATGCGCGAGGGCGGTCACGCCGAGATCGAGCGGGCGAAGGCCGACGGGCGTTGGGATGCCGCCTATCGTCAGCGCGACGCCGAGGTTCCTGCGGAGCTGAAGGCGGCGCTCGACGCGAGCCCGGCCGCGGCCGCCGCCTTCGCTGCGCAGTCGTCGCAGAACCGCTTCGCGATGATCTTCCGCATCACGAACCTGAAGCGCGAATCGAGCAGGTTGGCCCGTGCCGCCCAGTACGTCGAGATGCTCGAACGCGGCGAAACCCTCCACTGA
- the add gene encoding adenosine deaminase, whose protein sequence is MQRPVPVRVDEEQIRALPKAELHVHLEGAFALIDLLTLAKENGVALPGPAATLFDVGTHDVFEIPEVTTGEGGTGVGTGGLSGFLRFLDWECGLVRTADQAFRVAYSFAARQSASGIRYSDVIVNPTHWSAWRGRELALVDAFAAGFDSAEEDGLCAVGVAYSLLRSQSASEAEDIVRSLIETRLRRVVALSVDGDEKTTGRTGEKFRDAFRLAAAGGLHRTVHAGESSGPEGVWDAIDLLGAERIDHGIRAIEDEALVQRLVADGITLNVCPRSNVALGVYPDWASHPLPRLLDAGVAVTLNTDDPAPLGTTLETDWSVASVEFGLGLDDLVGFAARSIDASFADDDLKARLRADLTAAAVETASGGDAR, encoded by the coding sequence ATGCAGCGCCCCGTTCCCGTCCGCGTCGACGAGGAGCAGATCCGAGCGCTGCCGAAGGCGGAGCTGCACGTCCACCTCGAAGGCGCCTTCGCGCTGATCGACCTGCTCACCCTCGCGAAGGAGAACGGCGTCGCCCTTCCCGGACCTGCGGCGACGCTCTTCGACGTCGGGACGCACGACGTGTTCGAGATCCCCGAGGTGACGACAGGAGAGGGTGGCACCGGTGTCGGCACCGGCGGCCTGAGCGGCTTCCTCCGCTTCCTCGACTGGGAGTGCGGCCTGGTCCGCACCGCCGATCAGGCGTTCCGAGTCGCGTACTCGTTCGCCGCCCGCCAGAGCGCTTCGGGCATCCGCTACAGCGACGTCATCGTCAACCCGACCCACTGGAGCGCCTGGCGTGGGCGCGAACTCGCCCTCGTGGATGCGTTCGCCGCCGGCTTCGACTCCGCCGAGGAGGACGGGCTGTGCGCGGTCGGCGTCGCCTACTCGCTACTGCGCTCCCAGAGCGCGAGCGAGGCGGAGGACATCGTCCGTTCGCTCATCGAGACGCGGCTGCGAAGGGTCGTCGCCCTCTCCGTCGACGGCGACGAGAAGACCACCGGCCGCACCGGCGAGAAGTTCCGCGACGCGTTCCGACTCGCGGCGGCAGGCGGCTTGCACCGCACGGTGCACGCAGGGGAGTCCAGCGGACCCGAGGGGGTGTGGGACGCGATCGACCTGCTCGGCGCCGAGCGCATCGACCACGGGATCCGCGCGATCGAAGACGAGGCGCTCGTCCAGCGACTCGTCGCCGACGGCATCACCCTCAACGTCTGCCCGCGGTCGAACGTCGCGCTCGGCGTCTACCCGGACTGGGCATCTCACCCGCTGCCCCGGCTGCTTGACGCGGGCGTCGCGGTGACTCTCAACACCGACGATCCCGCCCCGCTCGGCACCACGCTCGAGACCGACTGGTCGGTCGCCTCCGTCGAGTTCGGCCTGGGGCTCGACGATCTCGTCGGGTTCGCGGCGCGCTCCATCGACGCGTCCTTCGCCGACGACGACCTCAAGGCCCGGCTGCGCGCCGACCTGACCGCCGCGGCGGTCGAGACCGCGAGCGGCGGGGATGCGCGATGA
- a CDS encoding adenine deaminase C-terminal domain-containing protein produces MTRKGDLYPTDDELRRLRAVAAGRERPDLIVRGGLVLSPGTDEFLERDVVIAGRHIATLTPWGHFADAEHEIDAAGAHVVPGFIDSHLHVEYTNLTPGELGRLAVARGTTTVLTDPNGAANVWGPRGMDFMLQTTTPLHIFQQVSPTTPGAPELERGGAIIPEEVVRERLLDDVTATLGESNPFDYGDESTGRFRAALAAGRRLTGHTAAQSHESLWGYLAAGISDDHNAATVDEVLERVRLGAMVTVMGSSLTDNTVPLFADLDAIVPALRSMSFCADDKHALDLSTEGHIDHHVRQAIRFGVDPGTAYRMATTQPAAYYRLDQVLGLLAPSRLADLQIIPDLAEARPSVVVVAGEIVARDGHALFQNTDPIPDWARDTVHLPASLPADLFALPAPAGSADRARVRAMEMYRGYFKRAFEAELAVEDGLVVSDAVNDVLKIAVLDRHHGDGRAGLGFVKGFGLSRGAIAITMNCPNMNIAVVGATDDDMLHAVEELRRMGGGFVTVADGEVLARVPLPVGGMMSAAPFEETAEALRVGHAATRALGCDIASPYIILSFVGLYVVPDLGVTELGLIDAQHQSFVDVLLPGPVDSCGEH; encoded by the coding sequence ATGACGCGGAAGGGCGATCTCTACCCGACCGACGATGAGCTGCGCCGGCTGCGCGCCGTCGCCGCGGGACGGGAGAGGCCCGACCTCATCGTGCGCGGCGGGCTCGTGCTCTCTCCCGGCACCGACGAGTTCCTCGAACGCGACGTCGTCATCGCCGGTCGGCACATCGCGACTCTCACCCCCTGGGGGCACTTCGCCGATGCGGAGCACGAGATCGATGCGGCCGGGGCGCACGTCGTCCCCGGCTTCATCGACTCGCACCTGCACGTCGAGTACACGAACCTGACTCCCGGGGAATTGGGGCGGCTGGCGGTCGCCCGCGGCACGACGACCGTGCTCACCGATCCGAACGGCGCGGCGAACGTCTGGGGGCCTCGCGGCATGGACTTCATGCTGCAGACGACGACGCCGTTGCACATCTTCCAGCAGGTGTCGCCCACCACGCCCGGTGCGCCCGAGCTGGAACGCGGAGGTGCGATCATCCCCGAGGAGGTCGTCCGCGAACGGCTCCTCGACGACGTCACCGCGACGCTCGGCGAGAGCAACCCGTTCGACTACGGCGACGAGTCCACCGGGCGGTTCCGTGCCGCTCTCGCCGCCGGCCGTCGTCTCACCGGTCACACCGCGGCCCAGTCGCACGAGTCGCTGTGGGGGTACCTCGCGGCGGGCATCAGCGACGACCACAACGCGGCGACCGTCGACGAGGTGCTCGAACGGGTGCGGCTCGGCGCGATGGTCACCGTGATGGGATCCTCGCTCACCGACAACACGGTTCCCCTGTTCGCCGATCTCGACGCCATCGTCCCGGCCCTCCGCTCGATGAGCTTCTGCGCCGACGACAAGCACGCGCTCGACCTCAGCACCGAGGGGCACATCGACCACCACGTGCGGCAGGCGATCCGCTTCGGAGTCGACCCCGGCACCGCGTACCGGATGGCGACGACGCAGCCCGCCGCGTACTACCGGCTCGACCAGGTGCTGGGCTTGCTCGCGCCGTCCCGCCTCGCCGATCTGCAGATCATCCCCGATCTCGCCGAGGCCCGACCCTCGGTGGTCGTCGTCGCCGGAGAGATCGTCGCCCGCGACGGTCACGCGCTGTTCCAGAACACGGACCCAATCCCGGACTGGGCGCGCGACACCGTGCACCTTCCGGCATCGCTTCCTGCCGACCTCTTCGCTCTGCCCGCGCCCGCGGGAAGCGCGGACCGCGCGCGCGTTCGCGCCATGGAGATGTACCGGGGCTACTTCAAGCGCGCGTTCGAGGCGGAACTCGCGGTCGAGGACGGGCTCGTCGTCTCGGACGCCGTGAACGACGTGCTCAAGATCGCCGTGCTCGACCGGCACCACGGAGACGGCCGAGCGGGCCTCGGCTTCGTCAAGGGTTTCGGCCTGTCGCGCGGCGCGATCGCCATCACCATGAACTGCCCCAACATGAACATCGCGGTCGTGGGGGCGACGGACGACGACATGCTGCACGCCGTCGAGGAACTGCGGCGCATGGGGGGTGGCTTCGTCACCGTGGCCGACGGCGAGGTGCTCGCCCGGGTGCCGCTGCCGGTCGGCGGGATGATGAGCGCCGCGCCGTTCGAAGAAACCGCCGAGGCGCTCCGCGTCGGGCACGCCGCGACCCGCGCGCTCGGCTGCGACATCGCCTCGCCTTACATCATCCTGTCGTTCGTCGGGCTCTACGTGGTGCCCGACCTCGGCGTCACCGAGCTCGGGCTCATCGACGCGCAGCACCAGAGTTTCGTCGACGTGCTGCTCCCCGGCCCCGTCGACTCCTGCGGCGAACACTGA
- a CDS encoding acyl-CoA dehydrogenase family protein, producing MLTRTSPVSVPPAEQHWIDVVSDLAEGFAATVAADDRSGELPVAHLRALADSGLDAAFLPTSHGGEALSYTTLGTVVRILAAAHAAVAAVWLMHMGAAHALVTLSPPPAAAFFAEELKAGKRFSNALSEPAGGNFFLSSQQDVAPVDGGWLLNGRKMFVSGSEIADHFFLNVRVDGAPAFFGATVDDTVSFPPIDQTIGMRATRSRSVVFDGMLLESGRRCSAPAADYANLITVAFAFLSVGIAESALDAVKAYATSRPAGPGSTETLADASWVKSEIGLVWAEVRAARLLAEQTAWLADRKDPQAMANATEAKMLANEVAKKAAAVAVKVGGGSGYLERSPIQRIFRDAQAGALMAYSVPFSQEIVGGWVLQA from the coding sequence ATGCTGACCCGTACCTCTCCCGTGTCCGTCCCGCCCGCCGAGCAGCACTGGATCGACGTCGTGAGCGATCTCGCCGAGGGATTCGCGGCGACGGTCGCCGCGGACGACCGGTCAGGAGAGCTGCCCGTCGCGCATCTTCGGGCGCTCGCGGACAGCGGACTCGATGCGGCCTTCCTTCCGACCTCGCACGGGGGAGAGGCGCTCTCGTACACGACGCTCGGCACGGTCGTGCGCATCCTCGCGGCGGCGCACGCGGCCGTCGCAGCCGTCTGGCTCATGCACATGGGCGCCGCCCATGCGCTCGTCACCCTGTCGCCGCCTCCCGCCGCGGCGTTCTTCGCCGAGGAGCTGAAGGCGGGCAAGCGGTTCTCGAACGCGCTGTCCGAGCCGGCGGGAGGGAACTTCTTCCTGAGTTCGCAACAGGACGTCGCCCCCGTCGACGGCGGGTGGCTCCTGAACGGGCGCAAGATGTTCGTCTCGGGATCCGAGATCGCCGATCACTTCTTCCTCAACGTCCGCGTGGACGGCGCACCCGCCTTCTTCGGTGCGACCGTCGACGACACCGTCTCGTTCCCGCCCATCGACCAGACCATCGGGATGCGCGCCACCCGCAGTCGTAGCGTCGTCTTCGACGGGATGCTCCTCGAGAGCGGCCGCCGCTGCTCCGCCCCGGCCGCCGACTATGCGAACCTCATCACCGTGGCGTTCGCGTTCCTGTCGGTCGGCATCGCCGAATCGGCGCTCGACGCGGTGAAGGCGTATGCGACGTCGCGACCGGCGGGGCCCGGATCGACGGAGACCCTCGCCGACGCGTCGTGGGTGAAGTCCGAGATCGGCCTCGTCTGGGCCGAGGTGCGCGCCGCTCGCCTGCTCGCCGAGCAGACCGCGTGGCTCGCCGACCGGAAGGATCCGCAGGCGATGGCGAACGCGACCGAGGCGAAGATGCTCGCCAACGAGGTGGCCAAGAAGGCGGCGGCGGTCGCCGTGAAGGTCGGCGGCGGCAGCGGCTACCTCGAGAGGTCGCCGATCCAGCGCATCTTCCGCGACGCGCAGGCCGGCGCGCTGATGGCGTATTCGGTGCCGTTCAGTCAGGAGATCGTCGGCGGCTGGGTGCTGCAGGCCTGA
- a CDS encoding aspartate/glutamate racemase family protein, producing the protein MQTIGFIGGMSWESTALLYSLVNKEVAARLGGYHSARILLTSVDFADIETLQAAGRWEEAGALLADEARRLERAGADFLVLCTNTMHKVASSIEDAVGIPLVHLGDATADAILAKGVQKVGLLGTRFTMEQDFYVDRIAAKGIEVIVPDSSDREVVHRVIYDELVHGIVSADSRRAYQRVIESLVRHGAQGIVLGCTEIELLIGDGDTDVPVFATTKIHALAAVDRALALH; encoded by the coding sequence GTGCAGACGATCGGCTTCATCGGCGGTATGAGCTGGGAGAGCACCGCGTTGCTCTACTCCCTCGTCAACAAGGAGGTCGCCGCCCGGCTCGGCGGCTATCACTCCGCGCGCATCCTGCTGACCTCGGTCGACTTCGCCGACATCGAGACCCTGCAGGCGGCCGGGCGGTGGGAGGAGGCGGGAGCGCTGCTCGCCGATGAGGCTCGACGCCTCGAACGGGCCGGCGCCGACTTCCTGGTGCTCTGCACGAACACCATGCACAAAGTGGCGTCGAGCATCGAGGACGCGGTGGGCATCCCCCTGGTGCATCTCGGGGACGCCACAGCGGACGCGATCCTGGCGAAAGGCGTGCAGAAGGTCGGCCTGCTCGGCACCCGTTTCACCATGGAGCAGGACTTCTACGTCGACAGGATCGCCGCCAAGGGCATCGAGGTCATCGTGCCCGACTCGTCGGACCGCGAAGTGGTGCACCGCGTCATCTACGACGAACTCGTCCACGGCATCGTCTCCGCTGACTCGCGCCGCGCCTACCAGCGAGTAATCGAGTCGCTTGTCCGGCACGGGGCTCAGGGGATCGTGCTCGGGTGCACCGAGATCGAGTTGCTGATCGGCGACGGCGATACCGACGTGCCCGTCTTCGCGACCACGAAGATCCACGCTCTGGCGGCGGTCGACCGTGCCCTGGCCCTTCACTGA
- a CDS encoding aldo/keto reductase: MTTIAEAPLRRSIGPTGLSVYPYGIDGSVFGWSAGYDATIEVLSEFAAAGGTLISTADHYAGGRSEIMIGAWLERQHRADFVVATKVGRHPDAPGLSARSIKDGVDASLERLRTDYIDILSFDGEHPETPLEESLTAVAELIARGSVGHLALAAYSGKRAVEAMQTATRLGIPAPEVLVAEYSLMERSVYEGEVAPVAEGYELGVIARLPLASGYLRGDFRTREDLPSSPMFAAALRYVGRRGNRALAALEEVSHEVGENIGRVAIAWVLSKAQISAVAIRAKDGAQLLDLIEGARLPLLNRQQIAHLDRVTA; the protein is encoded by the coding sequence GTGACGACGATCGCCGAAGCGCCCCTGCGTCGCTCCATCGGACCGACGGGACTCTCCGTCTACCCGTACGGCATCGACGGTTCGGTCTTCGGATGGAGCGCCGGGTACGACGCGACCATCGAGGTGCTGAGCGAATTCGCGGCCGCCGGCGGCACGCTCATCAGCACGGCCGATCACTATGCCGGAGGCCGCAGCGAGATCATGATCGGCGCGTGGCTCGAACGTCAGCACCGAGCCGACTTCGTCGTCGCCACCAAGGTCGGTCGTCACCCCGACGCCCCCGGCCTCTCGGCGCGCAGCATCAAGGACGGCGTCGACGCGTCACTCGAACGGCTCCGCACCGACTACATCGACATCCTCTCCTTCGACGGGGAGCACCCCGAAACTCCGCTCGAGGAGAGCCTCACCGCGGTCGCCGAACTGATCGCCCGCGGCTCGGTCGGCCACCTCGCCCTCGCCGCCTATAGCGGCAAGCGTGCGGTCGAAGCGATGCAGACCGCGACCCGTCTCGGCATCCCGGCCCCCGAGGTGCTCGTCGCCGAGTACAGCCTCATGGAGCGGTCGGTCTACGAGGGCGAAGTCGCGCCGGTCGCCGAAGGGTACGAGCTCGGCGTGATCGCCCGCCTGCCGCTCGCGAGCGGATACCTCCGCGGCGACTTCCGCACGCGCGAGGACCTGCCGTCGTCGCCGATGTTCGCCGCGGCCCTCCGCTACGTCGGGCGTCGCGGCAACCGTGCCCTCGCCGCCCTCGAAGAGGTCTCGCATGAGGTCGGTGAGAACATCGGCCGCGTCGCCATCGCCTGGGTGCTCTCGAAGGCGCAGATCTCCGCGGTCGCGATCCGGGCGAAGGACGGCGCCCAACTGCTCGACCTCATCGAGGGCGCCCGGCTGCCGCTGCTCAACCGTCAGCAGATCGCTCACCTCGACCGCGTGACCGCCTGA